In the genome of Opitutales bacterium, the window ACTGACTTCCTTGATCGGAAGTCCGCCAGAGCCAACCACTTTTTAATTTTTTAGCGCATCCCTATGGGATGGCTGTGCAGCAATTTCGTCGATTTTTTTCCAGGTGATGTGAATATCGGAGTCGATGAAGATCATGATAGCGGCCTTTCTTTTGTTTTGGGCGTTATAAAATAACTGTGAGATTCCCATCGATGACCTCGACAGGATAGGTCTTTACCCGCAGTTTCGTGCCGGTGAATGATTTGCCGTCGCGGATGTCGAATTCCCAGGCATGCCAGGGACAGCGAAGTATATAGCCGCATGAGCCCCAATTCATCTCGCCGGCTTTGTCCGTTTCGGAGTTAGTGCCGGTCAGGGGTCCTTGACATAAGGGTGCCTTTTCGTGCGGACATTGATTCCGCACGGCATAATATCGTCCTCGGACGTTGAAGACGCCGATCGAAATAGCCCCGTGATGGACAATCTGTCGCTGCCCATCGGCAAGTCCCTCAACGGGGCATACAGAGAGCTTTGTTTTTGTTGGGGTATCTTGATGGAGTGGGCTCATTGTGTGTTTTCTATTTCACTTATGATGTTGGGGATTCTCTCGCGAAAGAGATTGGCGGCGTTATTCCAAAGAATGTCATCG includes:
- a CDS encoding Rieske 2Fe-2S domain-containing protein: MSPLHQDTPTKTKLSVCPVEGLADGQRQIVHHGAISIGVFNVRGRYYAVRNQCPHEKAPLCQGPLTGTNSETDKAGEMNWGSCGYILRCPWHAWEFDIRDGKSFTGTKLRVKTYPVEVIDGNLTVIL